A region from the Peromyscus maniculatus bairdii isolate BWxNUB_F1_BW_parent chromosome 5, HU_Pman_BW_mat_3.1, whole genome shotgun sequence genome encodes:
- the LOC102916038 gene encoding uncharacterized protein LOC102916038 isoform X2, producing MPRKLEMGSVSFEDVAVDFTRQEWQDLDAAQRTLYRDVMLENYSSLVFVGHCTTKPELIFKLEHGFGLWSKAEASVWNFPDVQKVCVPVETIQENKERQWCEMKTTSSNISNKKMAEAQLKVQRKTQQGEKTDSCVKTHCHRPQHKRNHARGKHYECGDCCDVSHDKSVLTEQRRTQTQEKPYECKECRKGFYHKSHLFRHQKTHTGEKPYGCEECPKAFHHKCHLIQHQRIHTGEKPYGCEECKKAFRRKWLLTLHQRTHTGEKPYGCKECRKAFFYKSHLTRHQRTHSGEKPYECGECKKAFWQKSNLTAHQRIHTGEKPYECKVCKNAFYNKSNLTLHQRTHTGEKPYECKECWKAFYSKSKLSRHQATHTGKVRNSM from the exons ATGCCCAGGAAGCTGGAGATG GGATCAGTGTCCTTTGAGGATGTAGCTGTGGACTTCACCCGGCAGGAGTGGCAGGACCTGGATGCTGCTCAGAGGACCCTCTACAgggatgtgatgctggagaactaCAGCAGCCTGGTGTTCGTGG GGCACTGCACAACCAAACCTGAGTTGATCTTCAAGTTGGAGCATGGATTTGGGCTTTGGAGTAAAGCAGAAGCCTCAGTCTGGaactttccag aTGTTCAAAAAGTGTGTGTCCCAGTTGAGACCatccaagaaaacaaagagagacaGTGGTGTGAAATGAAAACCACAAGCAGCAATATATCAAATAAAAAGATGGCTGAG GCACAACTAAAGGTTCAACGGAAAACACAGCAAGGGGAAAAAACAGATTCATGTGTCAAAACACACTGCCACAGGCCACAGCACAAGAGGAATCACGCACGTGGGAAACACTATGAATGTGGGGACTGTTGTGATGTTTCCCACGATAAGTCAGTGCTCACAGAACAGCGGAGAACTCAAACTCAAGAGAAGCCCTATGAGTGCAAAGAATGCAGGAAGGGTTTCTACCACAAGTCACACCTCTTTCGACACCAGAAAACCCACACGGGAGAGAAGCCCTACGGATGTGAAGAGTGCCCGAAAGCATTCCACCACAAGTGCCATCTCATCCAACACCAGAGAATCCACACAGGAGAGAAGCCCTATGGATGTGAAGAATGTAAGAAAGCCTTCCGCCGCAAGTGGCTTCTAACTTTACACCAGAGAACTCATACAGGAGAGAAGCCCTATGGATGTAAAGAATGCAGGAAAGCCTTCTTCTACAAGTCCCACCTCACTCGACATCAGAGAACCCATTCAGgtgagaagccctatgaatgtgGCGAATGCAAGAAAGCTTTTTGGCAGAAATCAAACCTTACTGCACACCAGAGAATTCATACCGgtgagaagccctatgaatgtaaagTGTGCAAGAATGCTTTCTACAACAAGTCAAATCTCACTTTACATCAGCGAACTCACACGGGTGAGAAGCCTTATGAATGTAAAGAGTGCTGGAAAGCCTTCTACAGCAAGTCAAAACTCAGTCGACATCAGGCAACTCATACAG
- the LOC102916038 gene encoding uncharacterized protein LOC102916038 isoform X1, producing MPRKLEMGSVSFEDVAVDFTRQEWQDLDAAQRTLYRDVMLENYSSLVFVGHCTTKPELIFKLEHGFGLWSKAEASVWNFPDVQKVCVPVETIQENKERQWCEMKTTSSNISNKKMAEAQLKVQRKTQQGEKTDSCVKTHCHRPQHKRNHARGKHYECGDCCDVSHDKSVLTEQRRTQTQEKPYECKECRKGFYHKSHLFRHQKTHTGEKPYGCEECPKAFHHKCHLIQHQRIHTGEKPYGCEECKKAFRRKWLLTLHQRTHTGEKPYGCKECRKAFFYKSHLTRHQRTHSGEKPYECGECKKAFWQKSNLTAHQRIHTGEKPYECKVCKNAFYNKSNLTLHQRTHTGEKPYECKECWKAFYSKSKLSRHQATHTGHCFCQLQSAMGGNFLFTVVDHKAS from the exons ATGCCCAGGAAGCTGGAGATG GGATCAGTGTCCTTTGAGGATGTAGCTGTGGACTTCACCCGGCAGGAGTGGCAGGACCTGGATGCTGCTCAGAGGACCCTCTACAgggatgtgatgctggagaactaCAGCAGCCTGGTGTTCGTGG GGCACTGCACAACCAAACCTGAGTTGATCTTCAAGTTGGAGCATGGATTTGGGCTTTGGAGTAAAGCAGAAGCCTCAGTCTGGaactttccag aTGTTCAAAAAGTGTGTGTCCCAGTTGAGACCatccaagaaaacaaagagagacaGTGGTGTGAAATGAAAACCACAAGCAGCAATATATCAAATAAAAAGATGGCTGAG GCACAACTAAAGGTTCAACGGAAAACACAGCAAGGGGAAAAAACAGATTCATGTGTCAAAACACACTGCCACAGGCCACAGCACAAGAGGAATCACGCACGTGGGAAACACTATGAATGTGGGGACTGTTGTGATGTTTCCCACGATAAGTCAGTGCTCACAGAACAGCGGAGAACTCAAACTCAAGAGAAGCCCTATGAGTGCAAAGAATGCAGGAAGGGTTTCTACCACAAGTCACACCTCTTTCGACACCAGAAAACCCACACGGGAGAGAAGCCCTACGGATGTGAAGAGTGCCCGAAAGCATTCCACCACAAGTGCCATCTCATCCAACACCAGAGAATCCACACAGGAGAGAAGCCCTATGGATGTGAAGAATGTAAGAAAGCCTTCCGCCGCAAGTGGCTTCTAACTTTACACCAGAGAACTCATACAGGAGAGAAGCCCTATGGATGTAAAGAATGCAGGAAAGCCTTCTTCTACAAGTCCCACCTCACTCGACATCAGAGAACCCATTCAGgtgagaagccctatgaatgtgGCGAATGCAAGAAAGCTTTTTGGCAGAAATCAAACCTTACTGCACACCAGAGAATTCATACCGgtgagaagccctatgaatgtaaagTGTGCAAGAATGCTTTCTACAACAAGTCAAATCTCACTTTACATCAGCGAACTCACACGGGTGAGAAGCCTTATGAATGTAAAGAGTGCTGGAAAGCCTTCTACAGCAAGTCAAAACTCAGTCGACATCAGGCAACTCATACAG